The genomic stretch TACCTATTTTTGAGTGCAGAACAACACAGTATGCACACACTGATACATAATAACACGAAATAGAAGTGACGCTGTGATCCTTAAGAAATTTCAGAATACAAGTCAGTTTTGCATTCAAGCATTTCTTCACTTATTATTTTTCATGTGATATTTACGCTGTAGTTAAATTTATTGAATTTGTGACGcataatgtatttaatattttaatgcgTCCTCTCGGGCTGAGTTGTGGGTAATCACCCGCTTGAGTGTCCATGGATCGAATTTTAACCTACAAACAGTAGACCATCTGGGAACTTTTTGGATActtattttaacatactatgATTTGAGACATACTATTTCTAATTTCAAATACTATTTAGGATGCAGATTGGGACACAGGGACTACAGCAGAGGCTAGCGCTTTAACCTATACAGTCTATGGCTTTAACACTCAACAGGAAATAGCTCACTGATGCCACCTAATGAACTTATCAGGGCATTGCAACCGAGTGTTATGACAATGGTGTGAGAGAGAGACTGTACTGCATTACCTCGACAGCCACAATGATGAGGATGAGCTGAGTCTCTGATTCGGTGAAGTATGCTTTCACATTCGGGGACAAACCGATTAAGGCACAGTTGGTCACCACAGCAATAATACTCATGGTCTCAAATGCCAGCTAGAAGACAGAAGTACAAATGTTAATGGTGAAAATGTTGTGTAAATACAGtacaatttaaaattttataagACTTTACTATATGTTCCTTATAACCTTAAAGACCTTTCAGATAAATGGTaaacacaaaacatttgttttgtgGACACATAATCAAATTGACGTGTCATGGTTTGTTTTGACTCATGCAAGAATTTTCGTTTCTAATCTTTAGAAAAGTAAAAAACTTTGGGTGTAAAAGTCTTGTCATTATAGTTTTACTACACTTGTTGATTTggtataaagtttaagtttgtTTGTAACACTAATTACTGTCTGTTTTAAATGTACTGCAATTTTCTCTACTTCTGTCGCCTCACACATAATCAGCTCTTTCTCACCTGCCACACCCCGATATCTGCGGCTGGTACTGAAAAGGGACGCTTGAAGACGTGGCACATTTTGAAGGCATCAGAATAAACCTCGGTGATGTTGTTCAGTACCACCAACACAGCAGCCAATGGGTACACACAGGAGAAAAGACTCACATAGCCGAACAGCAGGAACTGCTCAAGGTAGTCGTCAAAAGTGCCCTGATGATAAAAGTAATTTCGCAAAGATAAGCGTCTTAACAAAAACATTATCACTTTATGAAGTCAAGTGGTTTGTTGTTATATAATGGAAATAAAGATTTCATTGCTCTTTATATTGAAACTACTGTATGTAGAAATACTGGTAACACTTTTATACGGGGACCTCACTTTTACCAATTTGCCTATTAGCTTGCATATTGGCCATTTAAATTAGTAGTTAAAAAGCACATAATGATGCATGCAATAACCACATTCTTCATCCATTTATCCTATAGCCTACTATACctacacttaaaggtgcagtgtgtaaatttttgcggcatctagtggtgaggttgcgcattgcaaccaacggttcagtccactgctcacccctcgcttttgaaacgcatagaggaactacgttagccgccaccggacaaacatgtcatcgtcggagaaaacgcagtaaaaaagtttgtccgttaagggcttctgtagaaacatggcggcacaaaatggcgacttccatgtaaggggaccctcagtgtatgtagataaaaacatctcattctaaggtaataaaaacataacgatgcattatgtaaggtctttatacacccctgatcatatagttttgtataatattttgcatttatgtcaagtgattcttctaaaaattacacactgcacctttaaacactaCAATAACTACATGTACTAAGCATTAATaagcaaaaaactaaaaaaattaaaaaaaaaaatcctatacTGAAATGTAACCGAAATCTCTGACACAGTCCATCTAATACGAAGTCCATCTATGTGGTAAGCTATAAAACGGGTGACTCAGACATCATCATGGTTATAATCTTATCATATTAACTTATAAACGCTTACATTACCATATCAACGTCTATTTTAGCATGGTTCCTGCCCTAATAAATGACTGTGGGAACTGCACTGGGATTTTTACATGAGAAGAATTGGATAGGCAATTAAAACAGAGCTATTTTACATATAGAAGTCTTAAAGGTACAGAAAACTGATGGTACACAAACAGTATTTCTAATTGTATGAGTAAAATGCATTGAAAGAGAACAATGAAATAAATTTGTCTATCCATTTTTAACCAAGGCTATTATTTAGGATGGACAATTATTTCCAATTCTCTCAACCAATTTCTTCACATTCCTTTATTTACATTAACCTATGTATTTTCTTTACTGTTTATTTTGCACTGTTTGCACAGTTTTATTTGCCTTATATGTCTACTGTAGACACTGCACATAATCTGTAATGTATGCATAGCCTcataatcatattttaaactatttacTGTATTAAGAGTTACtggtatatacagtacagtgctGTACCAGATATGTGTTCATGTCAGTTTCCAGCTGAACTTGTTCCAGCAGAGGGAGCTCTTTGTCACCCATTAGCCGCCTCATTCTCTTATGGGCCTTCTTGTTCCTCCTCCTCTGTAGCCAGTAGGGCAGGAAGGCCTCCATTATTTGGTTAAGGATTTGAGAGGTGATGAGCAGGGTGGCCAGACTCTGAGTCCAAAGACAGACCAAAAGCAAAATTACAACTTAAGATGATTGCTTATGATAAAGCCCTAAATAAGTCAAGTCATCAGAGAAcagcttttttttaataaaacacttacgTGTCTCAGAAGCTCCATGTTTTGCATTAcgaaggcaatatagaatagAGAGGCAAAGCAGTTTACGAAGTTAAACTGGAAACAAGAAAACAGAAATTAGTTCAATTATATTTGCACTTGTAAAACAGCATAATTTTCAAATTTCCAAAGCACCTACACCTTTTGACCAACAAATCTAtgcatttatataataaatgtgtatttttaaagaagtaTCGCAGAGTTTACTATAAATAGACACACTGTAACAAAATGCAGAgtaaagtttaaacaacttaattttgcaagtcaattcaacctactttttaaagttttgacttgtgataagttgacataacttagaagttgaaattgtttactgtacctaatttgttaagttaaagtaacataaacatgatatgatatcattttttacagtgcacatgcATATTTACCATAGAATTACTATGATTGTATTTATGCCAATGGTTTTTGCaggcctggaaatgacaaaaatatCTCTAATATTTTAGGTTTTCAATGACCATTGGAGCCTGTGTTGCAGATTGAACAATCATCTGTAAAATCTGTAAATTAAAGGGCCCGTATTATTCCAATTcaacttttacaaggtgtttggataTTAATGTGTATTGGCaacaacaatgaaaaaaatccaccctctcgcagattctcttgttaatgtgacatcacacaaacaaatcCCTGCCcatggccactgactgactggttaattttatccaaaagcttttctaaatgtgtttgttatcaTGCTGTAGCGCTAGTGCGCACAATGCTATTGTCTCAAaatgtattcacaggaatcagatctatttttaacctaaagcgctcactgtctgtttgtaagggagtgaggagtagtagctcatttgcatttaaaggtacacacacacaaaaaacgtGATATTTTGGTCATGCTTTAATAAATGaactgtggggtattttgaccTGAGACTCATTCTAGGCACACTTGAGActtacagtcttgttcaaaataatagcagtacaatgtgactaaccagaataatcaaggtttttagtatattttttattgctacgtggcaaacaagttaccagtaggttcagtagattctcagaaaacaaacaagacccagcattcatgatatgcacgctcttaaggctgtgcaattggggtattagttgaaaggggtgtgttaaaaaaaatagcagtgtctacctttgactgtacaaactcaaaactattttgtacaaacattttttttctgggatttagcaatcctgtgaatcactaaactaatatttagttgtatgaccacagttttttaaaactgcttgacatctgtgtggcatggagtcaaccaacttgtggcacctctcagctgttattccactccatgattctttaacaacattacacaattcattcacatttcttggttttgcttcagaaacagcatttttgatatcaccccacaagttctcaattggattaaggtctggagattgggctggccactccataacattaattttgttgatttggaaccaagactttgcccgtttactagtgtgttttgggtcattgtcttgttgaaacaaccatttcaagggcatgtcctcttcagcatagggcaacatgacctcttcaagtattttaaaatatgcaaactgatccatgatccctggtatgcgataaataggcccaaccccatagtaggagaaacatgcccatatcatgatgcttgcacctccatgcttcactgtcatcactgtgtactgtggcttgaattcagagtttgggggtcgtctcacaaactgcctgtggcccttggacccaaaaagaacaattttactctcatcagtccacaaaatgttcctccatttctctttaggccagttgatgtgttctttggcaaattgtaacctcttctgcacatgccttttatttaacagagggactttgcgggggattcttgaaaatagattagcttcacacagacgtcttctaactgtcacagtacttacaggtaactctagactgtctttgatcatcctggaggtgatcattggctgagccttttgccattctggttattcttctatccattttaatggttgtcttccgttttcttccacgtctctctggttttgctctccattttaaggcattgaagatcattttagctgaacagcctatcattttttgcacctctttataggttttcccctctccaatcaactttttaatcaaagtacgctgttcttctgaacaatgtcttgaacgacccattttcctcagctttcaaatgcatccttaaataggggccacctgattcacacctgtttcttcacaaaattgatgacctcagttaTTGAATACCACACTGCTATtgttttgaacacacccctttcaactaattcaactacttgcccaattgcacagccttaagagcgtgcatatcatgaatgctgggtctcatttgttttctgagaatctactgaacctactggtaacttgtttgccacgtagcaataaaaaaatatactaaaaaccttgattattctggttagtcacattggactgctattattttgaacaagactgtatattacatcttgtaaaaatgtgaGAAACTACAAAGGGCATACAACACTCCAAAACAATCCTTAAAACATACCACCAAAACCTTGAGAACAAGATGATTCTGAAATGAAGACTCAAGTCTGTGgttttctacaaaaaaaaaaaacatggaatAAAATGTACTGTATTACTCTGATGTCAGGAAACATTACACAAGCATTATTAGTATTAGACACTTATAGCATTTACAAGAAATTGTGGCAAAGTCAAACAAATATAACTTAGGCATAAATAATAGCTTTTTAGGTGACCTTGCTGGTAAAGGCTAGTTTTAAAGTCTTAAATTTGGGATTAAACGGAAGTTGCAAGTTTCTTTATTTCCAATGTATTGTATATGCAAGTTAAACTGTttttgaaatgaaataaaaatgtaggaCTAGATTTTGTCCATCGGGAACCGATTGGATCATTGCAAGTTGGGCGTTCCTAATAAAACAAAAGGATGATCAACTACAGCCAGTCCCCAATAGACCCGCCCTTGCACCATAACCcattacagaaaaataagtcaTTTTGAGAGGGGTTGGAGATTTTTGCTAGATGGGATACAACTACAGCCTAAATCCCATAAAATATTGGGTTTAGGTGAAGGGAAAGATCCCACACCCCAAACTAAGTTTAGGGATGGGTTGTGCATTGTCCATCAACTGCTTCTCGAACACCCGGGCAACACATGTAGTACACAAGCATTTTTTCCTTTTAGAaatatatacagtgaggaaaataagtatttgaacacccagctattttgcaagttctcccactcagaaatcatggaggggtctaatattgtcatcgtaggtgcatgtccactgtaagagacataattttttaaaaatccagaaatcacaatatattatatttttaaactatttatttgtatgatacagctgcaaataagtatttgaacacctgtctgacaaagagctgggaccaccgtttccaaggttactgttggtaatacaccaAGATGTCATGgattgaaatcatgcatggcacagaaggttcccctgcttaaaccagcacatgtccaggcccgtcttaagtttgccaatgaccatttggatgatccagagaagTCAGGgaagaaagtcatgtggtcagatgagaccaaaatagaactttttggtcataattccactaaacgtgtttggaggaagaagaataatgagtaccatcccaagaacaccatccctactgtgaagcatgggggtggtagcatcatgctttgggggtgtttttctgcacatgggacagggcaaCTAAACTTGccctgtattaaggagaggatgaccggggccatgtaatgcgagattttggggaactacctccttccctcagttagagcattgaagatgggtcgaggctgggtcttccaacatgacaatgactcgaagcacacagccaggataaccaaggagtggctctgtaagaagcatatcaaggttttggcatggcctagccagtctccagacctaaacccaataaagaatctttggagggagctcaaactctgtttctcagcgacaggccagaaacctgatggatctagagaagatctgtgtggaggagtgggccaaaatccctcctgcagtgtgtgcaaacttggtgaaaaactacaggaaacattTGACCTCTgtcattgcaaacaaaggctattgtcccaaatattaacattgactttctcaggtgttcaaataacaatttcagacccctccatgatttctaagtgggagaacttaaAAAATTAGCAGGGTGttgaaatacttatttttctcaCGGTATGTTTCCAAATTTGTGGTTGGTGAGCTCAGGGTTGTACCGTTTAGGTCTCCTGACGTTGGGTTTCAGGTGAGAGGATCTAGTTTTTGTGTTAAGGTGAGAGGATCTAGTTTGATCTATTTCAATCACCATCCAGATGGTGTAATACTGGTGTTCGAGAGAAGTCTGTCGTTCATAAGCCTTTATAACGCTACGTacgtttcgacagctttttgtgtcttcaTCAGGCGAGGCTTAAACATGGTAGGTTAGTGTTAGGTTTGGATTAAAACAGCGCTCATCAAACAACATTTTGGCAGAGGCTTTATCCCTTCTCACCATAACTGGTTGGAGGTTAACGTTCTTGACTTTAAGATTATAAGGGCACATGAATTAGAAAAATAGGCCTAATGATACagatacataaataaaaaaacattaaaatatttaataaaaaattagatTGTGAATTTCGATTTCATGGTGACTCTAACTTACACTACAAATAAAGTCAAGAGTTGAACAGTAATTAAGTTAAAAGATGAAAGCAAAGTGAAAGGAAAAAGATGGATTACATACCCCAGTGTGTGAGAAACTCTGCTGCATAGCGATAAAGTAAGTTCATGATTTCGATAACCACAGCGTAGATGATACTGGGAACGAACAGTAGGATGCTGGTTGCAAAGTTTGGATCGTCATTGTATATACTTATGGCCCAGTGCTCCATCATAAAGTAGACCATCATCACGTAAAAGGACAGATACAAGCACAGCAATACGAAAGGAAGTGACACAAGGTAAATCCTTAACTGCCGCCTGTGTTGAGAATACAGATAataaaaaatgagcaaatatcAATATTGTCTTCAGTTTATCAtgctttatatatatttaacttcACGAACTAAAATAACGCGTGTTGTTTCCAGCATATGATGTACAAAATAGTGTATGAGACGAACTCGCAGTGATGAACACGTAATATCCTCTTGTCAAAATGGAAAtcctaaaacattttctttataaTCCACATTTAGATTTCTCTTTCCTGACTGTTTTGCTTTCTGTGCTTTCGTGTTCATCACTACTACACCACTATGCTCGTATGCTACGTACTGAACAGCCAGgccattttctaatataactctgattgtgtttgtctgaaaaaaaaaacacaatcatataCATCAAGGATGACttaaggatgagtaaatcatgggtcaattttcatttttgggtgaactattcctttaagacaatACTGGATGTGCAGTTTTCCTGGCAAAGTTTAGAGTATCCCTAATATTTGCACATCAATTGGATTGCTATTTTAGCAGATGTCAATATTATGTCGTGTAATAATGTAATTAACAAAACTAATTggcttgtttgtttttaatttcttaACGCCCATGGTGAGAACAAGTTAATCCACAGACACAAGTAAATCTATACACAAGGTCAATctggcatctccaattcaccaaATGCCAAGTTCACACTAGATTGCCAAGATTTCAAGCCTGATTCGCAAGTCATCAAGCTCGCCAACAGGTCGGGCTATGGGGCAAATCAGCATGCAGTCAGTGCTCTCCAATCTTTATGAGAGAACCAGTCAACAACGCATCAAAGAGGCTCGCTTACACCTCGCCGATGCCAGACAAATATCTAGCATGATAATCTAGCATGACATGTGATGAGCTAAAGCCAATGAGAGCAAGGCATAGGTTGGGGTACTCACGTATGCTGATTAATTTTTCACccactttcattttttttcagggTTTTCGAGAGAAGATCATTGTGCAAACAGCTTGCAGGGCTAATTTCTTTCTCATGTctattttcaaataaacaattcCTGTTTCACGTGTTGTTTTCCATCAATTCCCATTCCACTTCTCAGTTTTTCATGACAAAACGTGTATTTTTGTGTAACTGTTTGAGGTACTACAAGTAGCGTCCTGTCAGCCTTGACGACAAACTTAGGTTCATCCTGTTGTTTCTTTGCTAATGCAGCATCTAGTCAGCAAATTAACTACTTCATAATGATATAAAGCAACAAACGCACTCAGAAAAACAATCAACATGGATTTTTTTGCCAATAGCCGATTGTTTCACCAATGAACTATCGGTGCCGATTAATCGGCAAAACCGATTAATCAGTCTATTTCtactaggcacacctgagacttatgttaaatattgttaaaatgggcataatatttTCCCTTTAATGCCCTATTTTTATAAAGCTGTTTTAAGACTTTAtctataataaaatgcaatttaaaatcattattaaaataaactgaTGTAAATTTGCACTGAATATTTCAGAACTGGGACCTGGAGCTAGGGTAGACCGGTTCTTCTCGTCCAGTGACTGGATTAAACCCCAGTTCTCCGTGAAACCCAGGCCTCGGTTCTTCAAAGGCTTTCCTGCGACTCAACGTACCCCATTTGTACGCTAACGTAGCGCTGTATCTCTTCCACACTTCCAGAAAAACCGTTGACCACACCAGGTTAAAGACAGCGAACAGCACATACTTGTCATAGTCCTCCCAGTCAAAGAGGTAGTATGGAATACCGATTAGAGCCATGGGAACCAAGGCTATTGTAAAATACTCCAGAAACCCAAAGTAGAGTGCCAGTCCCTCACCGAAGTAAGATCTGACCTCATCTAAATCATAAAGACAAAGACAACATCTTTAGTTAATACAGTTTAGAGTTATCATCACATACATCCAACAAATATGACAAATACTGTATCTGTTCATCAATGCTGACGTAACTATAATTATTGTGAAATTCTTTTGACAATAAATGATCTCAGAAGAAATGATATAAGAAGTCCTGGGTTTAAAGTTCATGTTGAGATAGTGACTCATCCAGTGGCTGGAAGGTCAGTTTGATCCGTTTGTACCAAGAGAAAGAGAGTTTCTTGAGATCGTCTTTCTGATGGAGAGGAAAATACTGCACTAGGATACCTTTGGACTGCAGTCGTCGTACTGGAAAAGAGTTTACAAATAAACCACAGcattaaaatgcattacatttacagtacatgtatgcatttatgtatttaacagGGCATTAaagcttaacatttttattagtaTGGTAATCGAACCCACGATTTTTGCTCTGATAATGcagtgctctaccaattgagtgACAGAAGCATGTAAACAAgcataaaaaaatactaaagCAGGCTATtgttaaaatgcaaatattatttaaatgtcTTGAATAGTGTTGTCGCTTACCGTgttttctggactataagttgcactttttt from Misgurnus anguillicaudatus chromosome 10, ASM2758022v2, whole genome shotgun sequence encodes the following:
- the ano10a gene encoding anoctamin-10 isoform X1 gives rise to the protein MQSGLSFSDSDVSFTPLVVLELADDTKTEAITWFLNRIRDKQQNGGAELLVEQLILPVQDGQKPNPNIMLVGSTLQRLLVGAEEVGMFKEFQDGTMRGFTYANRESFKDFEGDGDGFLSVAECQYIVKHELETLRAKNEDHVPGYPKLKLYPGKSVVRRLQSKGILVQYFPLHQKDDLKKLSFSWYKRIKLTFQPLDEVRSYFGEGLALYFGFLEYFTIALVPMALIGIPYYLFDWEDYDKYVLFAVFNLVWSTVFLEVWKRYSATLAYKWGTLSRRKAFEEPRPGFHGELGFNPVTGREEPVYPSSRRQLRIYLVSLPFVLLCLYLSFYVMMVYFMMEHWAISIYNDDPNFATSILLFVPSIIYAVVIEIMNLLYRYAAEFLTHWENHRLESSFQNHLVLKVLVFNFVNCFASLFYIAFVMQNMELLRHSLATLLITSQILNQIMEAFLPYWLQRRRNKKAHKRMRRLMGDKELPLLEQVQLETDMNTYLGTFDDYLEQFLLFGYVSLFSCVYPLAAVLVVLNNITEVYSDAFKMCHVFKRPFSVPAADIGVWQLAFETMSIIAVVTNCALIGLSPNVKAYFTESETQLILIIVAVEHILLAFKLILAFVIPDVPKDIQIQLAKLDFESLEALKKRQSRARSRKYWKLRRPEIPLSDM
- the ano10a gene encoding anoctamin-10 isoform X3, which codes for MQSGLSFSDSDVSFTPLVVLELADDTKTEAITWFLNRIRDKQQNGGAELLVEQLILPVQDGQKPNPNIMLVGSTLQRLLVGAEEVGMFKEFQDGTMRGFTYANRESFKDFEGDGDGFLSVAECQYIVKHELETLRAKNEDHVPGYPKLKLYPGKSVVRRLQSKGILVQYFPLHQKDDLKKLSFSWYKRIKLTFQPLDEVRSYFGEGLALYFGFLEYFTIALVPMALIGIPYYLFDWEDYDKYVLFAVFNLVWSTVFLEVWKRYSATLAYKWGTLSRRKAFEEPRPGFHGELGFNPVTGREEPVYPSSRRQLRIYLVSLPFVLLCLYLSFYVMMVYFMMEHWAISIYNDDPNFATSILLFVPSIIYAVVIEIMNLLYRYAAEFLTHWENHRLESSFQNHLVLKVLVFNFVNCFASLFYIAFVMQNMELLRHSLATLLITSQILNQIMEAFLPYWLQRRRNKKAHKRMRRLMGDKELPLLEQVQLETDMNTYLGTFDDYLEQFLLFGYVSLFSCVYPLAAVLVVLNNITEVYSDAFKMCHVFKRPFSVPAADIGVWQLAFETMSIIAVVTNCALIGLSPNVKAYFTESETQLILIIVAVEHILLAFKLILAFVIPDVPKDIQIQLAKLDFESLEALKKRKILEVAAT
- the ano10a gene encoding anoctamin-10 isoform X2 — its product is MQSGLSFSDSDVSFTPLVVLELADDTKTEAITWFLNRIRDKQQNGGAELLVEQLILPVQDGQKPNPNIMLVGSTLQRLLVGAEEVGMFKEFQDGTMRGFTYANRESFKDFEGDGDGFLSVAECQYIVKHELETLRAKNEDHVPGYPKLKLYPGKSVVRRLQSKGILVQYFPLHQKDDLKKLSFSWYKRIKLTFQPLDEVRSYFGEGLALYFGFLEYFTIALVPMALIGIPYYLFDWEDYDKYVLFAVFNLVWSTVFLEVWKRYSATLAYKWGTLSRRKAFEEPRPGFHGELGFNPVTGREEPVYPSSRRQLRIYLVSLPFVLLCLYLSFYVMMVYFMMEHWAISIYNDDPNFATSILLFVPSIIYAVVIEIMNLLYRYAAEFLTHWENHRLESSFQNHLVLKVLVFNFVNCFASLFYIAFVMQNMELLRHSLATLLITSQILNQIMEAFLPYWLQRRRNKKAHKRMRRLMGDKELPLLEQVQLETDMNTYLGTFDDYLEQFLLFGYVSLFSCVYPLAAVLVVLNNITEVYSDAFKMCHVFKRPFSVPAADIGVWQLAFETMSIIAVVTNCALIGLSPNVKAYFTESETQLILIIVAVEHILLAFKLILAFVIPDVPKDIQIQLAKLDFESLEALKKRSRARSRKYWKLRRPEIPLSDM